The sequence below is a genomic window from Andrena cerasifolii isolate SP2316 chromosome 6, iyAndCera1_principal, whole genome shotgun sequence.
TTTGTACAATGCTTACAAGAGTTTTAAATACATTTCTTCAGGGGCACTGACTGTTTAAACGTTGAAGAGAGAACGGATGGTTTGGAACCACATCGCGTTTCCTTCCGTTCTTTGCATAGTGTACTTCGCACACCGCATCCGAGACTTACCCATAATTGCCACTAAgccttaaaaattaaattttacctTAAGACGAAATGCTTCGATTCGCGTTATCCAAACATTTTGGCTCGAGCTTGACACGACGACATGTGTGAATTTTGTTTGAAGAAAGGACAGTATCTTGTTCGTTTGCGTGTTGGCATAATTACTATATGGTTTATAGAGAATACATAAGGGTGTACATGGAAATTTTGTTACACGGACGAAAATGCAGGTGATAGTAAATTAGCTTGTCCACATACTAACATCACTtataaaaaagataagaaaTGTAGATCGATATTAGAATaggctatatatatatatatgtatgataACTTTTTTTGTATATAGCTGGAATATTTGAATGAGACTTAACGTAAACCTATTCCTGTGGAGCCATTGCCCTCGCCTGAGCTCTCACGCGTTTCTCATATTCCAAGCGATTTTGACTGTAACAACAAAGGAGGTATTCGCATCGCTGTATCCTTTAGCTAAGGTTCGAAGTGATATGGAATAAATACATTACCAGTATATTGTGTACGCCTCCGCTTGGGCTGGATCTTTCACGTTCGGCTCGTTTAATAAGTCTTGTATACCAAGTAAGATCTGTTTAATCGTAATGGCAGGCCGCCAATCCTTTTCCTCATCTAAGAGCGACAAACACACAGTTCCGGATGGATAGACATTTGGGTGAAACAAGGGAGGTTCGAATTTACATTTCGGCGGGCTGGAGGGATAATCATCCTTGAATATCATACGCAACTTGTACAACCCACCCTCCCATGGTGTCTATAAAATCGAAGGTTTAGATAAGATAGTTGCGTGGCACGTTAACATGCGCATTAAGAATTCTAACTCACAGATTTCTTTCCAGGTATCGCACACTCCCAACTCATCAAGTTAAGAGTTCCATCTGAATTTTTAATTGGCCTTGCAACAAATCCCTGCGATACAAATATTCACATTACAGTACAAGGTATACAGAGTGCGCCATGTGTACGAGTGTTACAACGAGTTTACAGTTCCCCGTTTGTCACCGACTTTAAGCGAAGTTACTACTATCTCGTCACCTTGAGTCACGTAGACCAAACAAGTGTGTACAGAGCGGAAAGGTTAGGATTTCAAACTAACAATTGTCTAACCGTCGACAGTGATTTAACTGCCGACAACCGACTGTTGCCCGCGTCCGAACTACTATGCGACAAGAGATATTTATTTCCCAGCGGGATCTACAAGAATGGAACACTCTGGAAGTAGCATGCAGCGGATCGTGAAGCTGAAGGAGCGCGCGGATAATCGAATATCGCGGTAAAGTAAAGCGGCAATTGGATTCCTTACGAAAGGATGATCTTTCCTCCATGCTTTTCGCTCTTCGGCGAGCCTGGCAATCGCGATTCCTGACATTAATCTGCAATAAGTTTGGTTCCTCGGTTAGCGTAACGTATTTTTAGGCGCGAAATATAAGACTGGACGTTCGCGCGGCCCACGGATCGTAAATGTTACCACGATGCTTGTCGGCGTCGGTCCCGATTTTAAATTCCAGGCACTTTCTGCGCCTAAAGTTCATGAAACACTCAGGCGGCACAGGGGTGAAAGCGATCGTATGGGGTGCGCGTTCCGAAAACCTATGGATCCACGACCTGCATCTGGTATCTGGCTTATGGACTCCCGATGTGGACCCTTTCGCAAAGGCGGCGTCCGCCGCACTAGGACCTCTACTGGTAAAAGAGGACACGCGCCTTTGGGCAAATTCTGCAGAGCTAAACCAATCGACGTCCGCGTACGTTTTGTCCAATTCGACGATTGGCCGTTTAAACACAcctgttttgtaattaataccTCGCCGAATATTTTTCTGTGCAATACTCGATCCTATTTCTGAAATTTGCGTGGGTTCTTAATGTTCTTGTACCTACGTACATGGGATTCTGTGAATAAGATTTATAAATTGACATAAAAATGGTACTTTAAGTTGTCTCATCGAATCAGCTTCTTTAAGAACAGTATTGCAAgatgatttatttactttgagTACCTTGCCATGTAGACCACTGATTGTGATTTGTCACAGGCAACGTTAATTCCATATGTATGGCGGAGGGAAGCCATTGCCCTGTTAGCTGAATCAATAAGCTTTAGctaagaaagagagaaaaaaaggtcaAGAAAGAATTGAATGCTTTCTTCAAACCCTAATTAATGTACGAGAtatgaaatgaaatttaagaaaatgagaTTCTTGGAAAGATAATTGAGTTTAAATGTAACAAACAAGACAATTCTGTGGCAGTCTGTGGTCACGCCAGCTTTTGCACTAAATGTTAATTATCTGCTGAAGTGGCATGTGCTtcctgtataaacaaaaataaagctACAACGGTTACAAAAATAGAATTGTCTCCTGAATATTCATCTCCCATCATGttcaatataattaaaatattcaattcaTTCAAAATTCTAATAGCTCGAGCTCTTTCGTTATCACATACACGTTCACTTACACAGAATATTGTGGCCGTTGAAAATAAGATAGCCCCGGGAGTCGACTCAAAATCTACTTCTATTAGCAGAGTCACATAAGCGTGGTAGAGATATCGGGAGCACGAGCATGCTTCTGTAGCCGCGTTGAATTTTCCCTCAAAACTTCCTCGTTATAATAGCATAACATGATTCAGCAGAGATCGTTTGATACTATATGGTACTCCCGCGGTGATCACAAATCCGCTGTCGATTTTTGCTTTTAGCATCAGATTCATAGGCGGACGAAGAGGAATCCATAAGCGTTAAGGGGGTAAACAAGGGTAATGCAgctcgctgtataccgacacaatctggcccgaaacatgggtttgggggcatgcgttgtttgtccttatatgagcaaattttaggctgggcgaggtctcattcgaaaggtgaaggttcaatgcagcccgctctggtcatggtgccgtgacgagctttacaacactatattttttaaaatccactttaacaaaatttaattttccaatctttcttagcgtttgggtaataatttttcccaatttcgagcgctagttcccttattgtatccgagccctcaattgttctaatagctatggaggagaatgaattcctttttaaaaaaatatgtatcgaatatttttggctactctacagacttgcaaaattgcagcaaaatcggtgtgtacgggttcgatatgttccttttaaataatatagtacagtagaaggatattattattataattattttttttattatatgtctgtattatatcgtatagaccatcattaatgtatgcggaaacacatgttacatgggtggggttcagcaacatgtgcttttaaaaaacattaaagtcctgtttttacaaattacgagcgcttctactttccaccaccagatgtcatggtgacgaatgtcagatcccaatagatATGAAAAATATGCGTTGATTTTGTTTGATATTTACTTTTACAACCTCGCAGTAAGGtgtgtaatattattatttgatgagatctttaaataaataaaacatgactatttagaaatatatataactacaaggttatcttttatttttctgcaTTAGATTTCTAGCAGTCATTTCACACATTCGACTTTTCttcttgaaaaattttaaaagtgtttTCATCGTCATTAATCGACGCAACATTCTGTTTCGTGCTTGTTGTAAACTTTTAATTTTCGTCCGTTGGTTTGCAATGGTCCGTTTCGCGAGCTCCAAAGCTATATTAGCTGTCCTAGGTGTAGCGAGATGTGCCGTTCTAATGTCACCAAAGTAACGAAGATTATGTACAGGTGTAACAGGTGTTTCAACAGATTGAATACTCTCACAACTCGGCGGTGTAGACAGCCGATTGACTGTTGCACTACTTTCTGTAAGTGTCATCAATAATCAATTAATTTATTAGTTCAATGTATATCACTCAAAGACATACAAATGCAGTAATTCTTACCTTCCATTAATACAGTGGAATTTTCATTGACAGATACAAACTCAAAGTTTCCTGTGAGCGCACTCCTATTATTGCAATTGGCATTCTTGAAATCAGAACGTTTATACACATTCTTCCTCCTAATAGATGGCACAACGTTGCACTTAACAATTGTGCCTCTAGCCATACAGATGATATCATCTTTTTGGAAGTGATTCCAACACAGTTTAGTAGCAGTGTTCAAAACTTGTTCATCAATGCCGCAGAAAGCTAGCCACTTCTGGCGAAATTCCTTGTTTTTTGGAAATctatttaaaagaaatgaaattaatattacat
It includes:
- the Lwr gene encoding ubiquitin conjugating enzyme lesswright isoform X2, with protein sequence MSWECAIPGKKSTPWEGGLYKLRMIFKDDYPSSPPKCKFEPPLFHPNVYPSGTVCLSLLDEEKDWRPAITIKQILLGIQDLLNEPNVKDPAQAEAYTIYCQNRLEYEKRVRAQARAMAPQE
- the Lwr gene encoding ubiquitin conjugating enzyme lesswright isoform X1, which gives rise to MSGIAIARLAEERKAWRKDHPFGFVARPIKNSDGTLNLMSWECAIPGKKSTPWEGGLYKLRMIFKDDYPSSPPKCKFEPPLFHPNVYPSGTVCLSLLDEEKDWRPAITIKQILLGIQDLLNEPNVKDPAQAEAYTIYCQNRLEYEKRVRAQARAMAPQE